DNA sequence from the Pseudomonas fluorescens Q2-87 genome:
GACCCCGCCGGCTGCCGCTCATCTTCGCAATACGGATGAGCCTGGCATGCTTACGGATACAGAACGGATACATTAGGAAACTGGCAATGACTCATTCGCAACGCTTGAAATACTCGATCCTGATCGTCATCGTCGTCCTGGCGATCATGCTGGGCCTGTCCTGGATGCAGGGCAAAGGCATGATCAGCGAGCAATTGTTCCAGTACATCGCCATTGCCGTGGCGGTCATCGTCGTGGTGATCAACGGTGTGATGCGGCGCAAGGTCAAGCCTTGAGCATCAACCTCATTCCCCGGCTTCGAGCACGGCCCTCGCCCGAGGATGCAGGCAGTAGCTTTTATCCGGATTGAGGGTGACGACGCCCTCGCTGCACAAGCGCTTCAACACCTCGCGCACACTGAGAAAGGACAAGGGAATGTCCAACCCCAGCAACTGGCTGTGTACGCCGCGTACGCCCAGGAAACGGTTCTCGTCATCAGCCTTGAGCAAGGCATCGATGACTTTGAGGCGAATCAGGCTGGTACGCAGCCCGAAACTTTTGAGCAGTCGACGGATGTGTTCATTGCCGCCTCGCTCTGCGGGCCTGGCAAACACAACGTTGGTGGCGGTCTGCCTTGGCTTGCCCTCCATGGGCAGTTGCGCGTTACGCATGTAAAGACTCCTTACCAGCCTGATCAGAAAAGGTCACGGATACTCTCCTGTTATAGGACGAACGAGGGTGAGCAATATGAAGGCCCCGATGTGAAAAAATGCCCTGGCTTCGTCAAACCCACGTGGTCGAAGGGTCGGCAGGCCATTAATTTTTTTCATCCGGTTCGTTTGAAGGGGAGGCACATTGCGCTTCGGCGCGCGGCGTGTGCATGCCCAGGCGGGCCGACTGTGGTCGATTGATCGCAGCGGCAACCGTGCTGGTTTTTCAAATTGGCAGCAGGAGTGAGTGCAAGAATGTCCGGGCAGTTATCGAGGGTTGGCCTTGCAGGCGTGTTTTTGGGGATGGCCTTGGGCGCCAGCCCCGCAGTCAACGCGCGTAGCGATGTACCGCAGGCCAGTGCCGAAATCCGGCGCACCAGTTTTGGCGTCCCGCATATCCGCGCGCAGGACGAACGCGGGCTGGGCTACGGCATCGGCTATGCCTACGCGCAGGATAACCTTTGCCTGCTGGCCAATGAGATTGTCACGGTCAACGCCCAGCGCTCCCGCTATTTCGGTCCCGCACAGGTTACGGTGGAGCAGCGGGAGAACCGCGTCAGCGATCTGTTTTTCAGCTGGCTCAACACACCGCAAGCCGTATCCGCTTTCTGGCAAGCCCAGACGCCCCAGGTGCAGCAATTGCTCGAAGGTTATGTTGTGGGCTACAACCGAGCGCTGGCCGAGCGCCAGGCCAAAGGCCTGCCCGAGCAATGTGCCAGCGAGTGGGTGCGGCCCATCACGGCGTTCGATCTGGTCAAGTTGACCCGCCGCCTGCTGGTCGAAGGCGGCATCGGCCAGTTCGCCGAAGCCCTGGCCGGCGCGCAGCCGCCTCAAGCAACAGCGCTCGTGGGCCACACGGCGTCCGGTTTTGCCACCGCCGACGCCCGCCAGCAGCGTTTTGCGCTTGAGCGCGGCAGCAATGCGCTGGCCATCGGCAGCGAGCGTTCGGCCAACGGGCGCGGAATGTTGCTGGCGAACCCGCATTTCCCCTGGCTGGGTGGCATGCGCTTTTATCAGATGCACCTGACCATCCCCGGCAAGCTGGACGTGATGGGCGCGGCCTTGCCGGGCCTACCGGTGATCAACATCGGTTTCAGCCGCCACCTGGCCTGGACCCATACCGTCGATACATCGAAACATTTCACCCTGTACCGCCTGCAACTCGACCCGAAAGACCCGACCCGCTACCTCATCGATGGCAAGTCGGTGCCCATGAGCCAACAGACCGTCGCCGTCGAGGTCAAGCAAGCCGACGGCCAACTGAAGACGGTGTCCCGAGTGGTCTACGGCTCGCGGTTCGGCCCGATCGTGCAATGGCCGGGCCGACTGGACTGGGACAACCGGTTCGCCTATAGCCTGCGCGACGCAAACCTGGAGAACGACCGTGTGTTGGCTCAGTGGTACGCGATGAATCGGGCCGTCACGCTCGCCGATCTTCAGGGCGCCGTGCACAAGATCCAGGGAATTCCGTGGGTCAATACCCTGGCGGTGGATGACCAAGGGCAGAGCCTTTATATGAACCTTTCGGTCGTGCCAAACGTGGGCGCCGACAAACTGGCCCGGTGCAGCGATCCCAGGGCCGGGCTGCGACTGATCGTGCTGGATGGCTCACGCAGCGAATGCGCGTGGGACATCGATGCGAAAGCCGCGCAAAAAGGCATTTTTGCGGCCGACAAGTTGCCGCAGTTGCTGCGCCGCGATTATGTGCAGAACTCCAATGATTCGGCCTGGATGGTCAACCCGTCCCAACCTTTGTCCGGTTATTCGCCAGTGATCAGCCAGCAGGATCTGCCGCTGGGCTTGCGGGCGCGTTTTGCGCTCGACCGGCTGGGTCAGCTCGCCAAGGGCGGGCCAGTGAAAGTGGACGACTTGCAGCGCATGGTCATGGACGATCAGGTCTACCTCGCCGATCAGGTCATGCCCGACCTGCTGGGCTTTTGCGCCGGCGACCTGGGGCCGGATGCCTCGGTGTTGGGCGAGGCATGTGGGCGCCTCGAGGCCTGGGATCGCACGGCTGGCCTGGATAGCGGATTGGGCTTCATTCACTTCCAGCAGGTCATGGCGCGGTTGCAGGCTGCACCCGATATATGGCGTGTCCCGTTCGACCCCAAGGATCCGCAACATACCCCGCGTGGCCTGGCGATCGATCGGCCATCGGTGCTGAAGGCGTTGCGCGAAGCCATGTTGGCCTCAGTGGAGGCGGTCAACAAAATGGGCTTGCAGAATAATAGCCAATGGCGGGACGTCCAGGTCACCAGCAGCGGTGACCGGCAAACACCGATCCACGGCGGACCGGGTGAGCTGGGGATCTACAACGCGATCCAGAGTGTGCCGGGGGCGAGCGGCAAACGCGAAGTGATCAGCGGTACCAGCTACCTGCAAGTGGTGACGTTCGACGGCGAGGGGCCACAAGCCCAGGGCCTACTGGCATTTTCGATCTCCAGCGACCCCGCATCGCCTTATTCGGCTGACCAGACTCGGGCATTCTCACAAAAGCAATGGAGTGTGCTGCCCTTCACTGAGCAACAGATCAAGGCCGATCCACACTATCAGGCGCTGATCATCCGTGAGCTCGATGAAGTGGGCAAGGTGGCCAGGCAATAAGTCGTCAGGCAATAACCCTGGGTGTGTTGTGCAAAAGCCGCGTCCAACAGGGCACGGCTTTTTTCTTAAGGATTGGTTGGCCGCTGGCCGATGGCATTGAGGACCGGGTTGCCGTCCTTGTTCTGCGTCAGGTAGACCGGCAACACTTTGGGCAAGGAGGGCACCAGGTTGTGCACTTCGCTGAGGTTGTAGATCCCACCGATACGCAAGGTGCCGGTGCTGTTGTCAGCCAGCATGACCGGACGTTCGAGGTAGCGGTTGATCAGCGGCAACGCGTCGCTCAGGGCAAGGTCATTGAGCACCAGCTTGCCGTTGCGCCATGCCAACGCACTGTCATTGGGGTCGGTCGGGCGGATCTGCGGTTGGGCGTCGCCGGCCTTGTAGCTGGCCTGCATACCGGGCGAAAGCGTCGAGCCGGTGCTGGCCAGTGCCAAGTTGCTGGCAACTTTTACGGAGCCTTCCACCAACGTGACCCGTACTTGGTCCTGATACAACCAGACATTAAACCGCGTGCCGGTGACACGCACCTGGCCCTGGCCCGCCCGAACGATGAAGGGATGCTGCTGGTCATGGCTGACGTCGAAAAACGCCTCGCCCTTTTCCAGGGTGACCCGACGCTCATTCTTATAGTTGGCGAACACCAGCTCACTGCCAAGGTTGAGTTCCACCTGGCTGCCGTCGCCAAGGGTGACGTGGCGTACGCTGGTGCCTGCTTCGAATCGTTGGTAGGAATTGGCCAGCCAGCCCAGGTGCCAGCCAGTGAATGCGGCCAGGGGCAAACCCAGGGCAACGACTGTGGCTGCAACGGCCAGCCGGCTCCAGCGTGAGCGAACCCGGGAAGACTGGACAGACGGCGTCACTGGCTCGACCCGCGGCAGGTTGTCGGCAACCACCCAAATCTCCAGCATGGCTTGATATTCGAATGCATGCAGCGGATTGGCATCGTGCCATTGCTTGAACGCCTGCCGTTCGGCGTCGGTGCAATCGACGGCATGCAACCGCATGCACCAATGCGCGGCAGCATCGGTAATGGCGTCGTATTCGGCTTCCGAGAGGGGATGTTCGGTCATTGACTCTTCCTGGTTTGCCGCATTCTAACCTTCGGCATGAGCTGCCGAGAACAGCCGTCATGGCGTTTGCATATCAAATGGGCCTGTTTTTTCCGGTCGAAGGCCCCAGTACCGGTCTGTCACGGATAGAGCGTCCCATAAAAGCCGTGAAAAAAAGATCAACAGCCGACCTGTCCCGCTGCTGTCAAAATCCGGATTCGGGTGTTGTGGTGGGTGAGTCGAGCTGGCGACCCAGTTCACAAATGAGCAAAGTCATGGAGTCAGCGTTGCGAAGTATGACGTCGATGCGTTTCTGGGCTAAGTGCGAATCCAGGAAGACATCCCTTGCTTCGTTCATGGTGCGCGCACCGGTCATCTTCAGGATCTCCCTGACGGTGTCCTTGTTTTGGGGAAAAGCCTCCAGGCTCTTGAACGAATTGGCGGCGTTGTCCCATTCCATGAACAGCCGGGAGCGCGGCGTGGTCAACGATAGTCCGTTTTGCTGTAGCTCTTTTTGCCGGTCGTATTGTTGCCGTCCGAATTGGGTCGACCTTGAAATCAGGTCCAGAAACGGCAAAGGGGCGTCCAGGTAGATGATGTCCAGCGTGTCGAACAGCTGATGGGAAATTTCGTGGATCAGCGTCGCCCCTTGGGCATGGGCGTCGACATTGAACGACTGCGGAACGACGGCCCTGTACCAGTCCAGTCCTGCGTCGAAAAACAGTTCCGTAAGGTAGATTCGCCCGCTGGCTTGCGGCTCGATCACGAATGCGGTCGCTCGGTCGTTGACGTTCCTGAGGCTGCCCATGACGATGCGGTTCGCGTTCTGCAATTCCCAGGAGGGATCGGCCAATGCCTGGCAGATCGGCGAGACGGCAGCGTGAATAGTCCTGATGAGGCTCTCATCGACCGGATTAACGCCAAAAAAAGACCTCAGGTAAGTGTCCAGCCGAGAGCCGGGATGGACTTGTCGCCTGGCCTGCTCGAGATTATGGAGAGCATTGAAGCAATAGTATCGAGCCGTTTCCAGCCCCTGCACGATTATCTGGGCATGGCGGGGGTATTTCCTGCGTATTTCCTTCATGCCTCGTGCTTCGATGTTCAGTGAGCCCGCTGCCTTGTAGTCGCTGTAGGAATAGGCCAGGGTCGACATGACCTTGCCGTAGCGAATGGTGTGTCGCTCGGGATCGATCACCCATTGCCTGCGGTCGTCCGAACGCTTGAGCAGGGGGCCTTCGCCGTTCTCATGGATGATGCGCCAGGCCTGCCTGGCTTTTACCACTTGAAAGACTTTACCCATCAGCGGGACAAAGAACCTGCTCGATTGGGTGTCGGCGTAGATGCCCTCGAAGGCAGTCTTTTCCAAGTCATGAAGACTTACGCCAGTGGCTTCGAAGACTTGCAGGTTAATCCGCAGGGGAGCCGTGGTGGCGATATCCTTCCAGGGGGGCGGGGTGGTTGCCGAGGGTTTGGGCGCCGCAGGAACGATCGGGTCGAGCAGGCCGAACGTATCGTCGCGGTTGAGAAAGCCCAGTGAAACCATCTGCGCGGCGCCGGCGATAAAGTCGTGCAAACCGGTTTTCCAGTCATGCACCCGCAGTGCCTCGGCAGAGCCTTTGAAGTCCTGGTAGCTTTCCCAGAGGGTATCGATAAAGGTCAATTTGCCCGGCAATTGCCTGCCGGCCAACCTGATGCCGGCGCTGAACAGGTGCAGCACCGTTTCCCAATCGAATTGACGGTCTTTTTTTGTCTGGGTCGTCAGCATGTCCGATAACAACAGGGTGTTGTCGTTGAACAACGTGTCGATCAGGTTCGTTTTGATCGGATTCGAGGCCAGGGTGATTTCCGAAACAGCGCCGGCCGTGGAGGAAAACAAATTCCTAAAGAGGGCTTGCTGGCTGTCGGGCAGCCGGCGCAACAACAGGTCCTGAAGCGCCCCCGGCAGGTTGAATGCAGCCACGACGCTGGTTTCGTCCTTGAATTCGGTAAAGGTCTGACCGGCGTGGTAGGGGGAATACAGAACGTAAGGGGCTTGTGCATCCGTACTCGAACCGATCAGGTAAAGCCCCAATGCCTTGATCGCCGAAGCGCCCGCGGTCTTGATCAGCTCCAGCGGACGAATCAACGCACCGGCACCTTGCACCGCCTGGCGGGCGATGGCATCGGGCATATCCAGCACCTGGCGAATCAAGTCAAAGGCCGTCGGGGAAAGGTGCTGCTGCAGGTGTCGGGCATGGGCGTGCTGCAACAGCTGCCAGGGTAGCTGCTGGCGGAATCTGCACTTGCGCTGCCGGGCTTGCTCGTCGGTGCCGGAAAGCTTGCCCAGGACGTATGTTTTGTAATCGGTGGATATCGCCAGCGACAGCAATATTTGCTGTACCGCCGCCTCGTTCAAATTGTCTGGCAGCGTGCGGCGCGAGGCCGAAGTCACCGTAAAACGGGTGTTTTGAGTGATCTGGATATGGCTTGAGGCAAACTCGGTCAGGGTGCTGGGCGGCCCGGCCAGTGCGAACGTCGGCGTGATCTGGAGCGTGGCGGGGTCGAGGTCTTTATCGTCGAAGCGCGCACCCAGTAATGCCTTCAGTTTTTTTTCCACGTAGGCCGGCAGGGGCTCGATGCCGTCCAGGTAATCCTGGCCGTCTCCCATGCTGTTGCGGCATTGTTCGAGCAGGTCGATATGCAGGCGCTGGTCCTCGAGGGGCGCGGTGCCGAGCCAGGCCGGAAGCTTCTGTTGCCACCTGTTGGCCTGGGCAATGTGCGTGGCACGCGGCAGATTGGTCGGGGCCCCTTGGCGCACCAGCGCTTGAAGGCTTTTTACCAATGTCGGCCCAGTGAGCTGCCAGCCACCGATCTTCAAGGTGCGCAGATAGTCGTGCTCGGCTTCGAACCAGGTGATGAAAGAATTCATCCGGTTTAGCAGCACGTTGTCCTCGATCAACTCGAATGTTTCGAGCTGATAGCGCCCATGGGGTTTGCGTTGGGCGCAGTTGAGGTTGGCGAGCAAACCAAAGCGTCTGCGGGAATCGAGCAGGTCGCGGTTCAGTTGGCGGGTGGCTGTTTCCACCGAGGGGAAGGCCTGCAAGCCATTGGCCGGCGTCCAGAGAATCGCCATGCCGGAATAGGGCGTGTCCAGTCCGCCTCGCTCGGTCAGCAGCAAGCAATTGGCGAGCGGTAAGGAGACCGACTTGCCGTCTGCGTTGCAGGACAGCTTCAGCCAATACACGTCAGGCCGGAAGCCCTTCACACCGATGCGCTGGCTGCGGTCCGGGTAGTCGGAGTCGAAGGCAAAGACGCCCCTGACAAGATCGTGGGCGGCCGGCGCTAATGTTCCGTTGAGCTCCCTGAGTTCAGCCTCTGCACGAATGCCCTGGGAAAAAACGCTGGTCAGCTGCCCGACCAGGTCCTTGAGTTCATGATCCAGCGCGATGTCGGTGGATTGCGGCAGCTGGGTGAACAGGGCGTTGAACGCCGCTTCGACGCTGGTATAGCTCTTGATCTTGCGCGCCAGCCGATCGGCCTTGAAGTTGGATGGCTGCAAGTCGCCATAAAAAGCCGGTTGCGTGTTCCAATGGCCCTCGATCTTGGGCTTCAACAGGCTTGGATTGATCAGGGTGCGTATGTCCAAGGCCTTGTCAACCAGCGCATGGATGTCCATGTCGCCCTGGCGGGACATTTCCAACGCGAAATGAAGGTTCTTCGCCTGCTTGTCGATGATCGCGTTGCCCAGGGATTCGAGTACCGGCATGGCCACCGACTGGCCTGACACTTGCGGGGCGTCGAAACGCAGGAAGCGGTTGCGTTCTTCCAGACTGAGCAGGCCATAAAGCGCTTCCTTGCGCTCGGTGGATGTCGACCCGCCGAAAAACGCGTCCTTGAAGCTCAGATAGTTGTCGACGGTCTGTAAACCCAGGCCAGGGGTATAGAGATAGTGTTCCTTGCCACTGATCATCAAGGCGCCCGCGAGCTCGACGAAGAGCGGCTTATATTCCCAAAGGCGCACGGTTTCGATGAACAGCAGCGGTTCGTCCGGGCGCGACGACCGGTACAGCCGGAGCAGTTCCTGGCTTTGTGCTGCGGTGATCTGCTTTCTTTCCCGGGAAATCAGGATACGGGCGCGCAGTGCATCGCCGATGACCCGGTAAAGAAACGTCCGGCGTGAAGCGTGGAAAGGGCCGATGGTGTTCCAATAGCTATCGATGCACAGGGTAAGCCTGGGGATCAGGTTCCGCGCGGTGTCCCTCAGGATGCTTTCCCACTGTTGGGTGTTGTGGGGCGAGTCGCTAATCGCCGGATGGATAAGATCCAGGTCATGCCCGACCGGTCGGCCCTGGTTGTGGAAATACACCAGCAGCGCATCACTCAAGGACATGCGGCGGGTCAGCTGGTCTGCCTTGGGATCGCCCGAGCCAACATCCGCCACCAGCGCCACGCGAGCCTGCCGGTGATC
Encoded proteins:
- a CDS encoding acylase, whose product is MSGQLSRVGLAGVFLGMALGASPAVNARSDVPQASAEIRRTSFGVPHIRAQDERGLGYGIGYAYAQDNLCLLANEIVTVNAQRSRYFGPAQVTVEQRENRVSDLFFSWLNTPQAVSAFWQAQTPQVQQLLEGYVVGYNRALAERQAKGLPEQCASEWVRPITAFDLVKLTRRLLVEGGIGQFAEALAGAQPPQATALVGHTASGFATADARQQRFALERGSNALAIGSERSANGRGMLLANPHFPWLGGMRFYQMHLTIPGKLDVMGAALPGLPVINIGFSRHLAWTHTVDTSKHFTLYRLQLDPKDPTRYLIDGKSVPMSQQTVAVEVKQADGQLKTVSRVVYGSRFGPIVQWPGRLDWDNRFAYSLRDANLENDRVLAQWYAMNRAVTLADLQGAVHKIQGIPWVNTLAVDDQGQSLYMNLSVVPNVGADKLARCSDPRAGLRLIVLDGSRSECAWDIDAKAAQKGIFAADKLPQLLRRDYVQNSNDSAWMVNPSQPLSGYSPVISQQDLPLGLRARFALDRLGQLAKGGPVKVDDLQRMVMDDQVYLADQVMPDLLGFCAGDLGPDASVLGEACGRLEAWDRTAGLDSGLGFIHFQQVMARLQAAPDIWRVPFDPKDPQHTPRGLAIDRPSVLKALREAMLASVEAVNKMGLQNNSQWRDVQVTSSGDRQTPIHGGPGELGIYNAIQSVPGASGKREVISGTSYLQVVTFDGEGPQAQGLLAFSISSDPASPYSADQTRAFSQKQWSVLPFTEQQIKADPHYQALIIRELDEVGKVARQ
- a CDS encoding dermonecrotic toxin domain-containing protein, which produces MTTETTPLLFPEVLGASRLDELTTPHGLTQDDLDWLHHTALPSHALRIRQTPAMHAETILLTPEGKAPIPLAGCFTLSTSPSDDASSPKRAFLYTPHGGLAKFPSLTVLEQQVEKLRQTPEGRDELFRFLSIAQRNELNGTTTITTTRQRIDADVFEAQIESIEQAQRLNAQAMVDELVKQPSLASMLDHVLGEVLPNIDHRQARVALVADVGSGDPKADQLTRRMSLSDALLVYFHNQGRPVGHDLDLIHPAISDSPHNTQQWESILRDTARNLIPRLTLCIDSYWNTIGPFHASRRTFLYRVIGDALRARILISRERKQITAAQSQELLRLYRSSRPDEPLLFIETVRLWEYKPLFVELAGALMISGKEHYLYTPGLGLQTVDNYLSFKDAFFGGSTSTERKEALYGLLSLEERNRFLRFDAPQVSGQSVAMPVLESLGNAIIDKQAKNLHFALEMSRQGDMDIHALVDKALDIRTLINPSLLKPKIEGHWNTQPAFYGDLQPSNFKADRLARKIKSYTSVEAAFNALFTQLPQSTDIALDHELKDLVGQLTSVFSQGIRAEAELRELNGTLAPAAHDLVRGVFAFDSDYPDRSQRIGVKGFRPDVYWLKLSCNADGKSVSLPLANCLLLTERGGLDTPYSGMAILWTPANGLQAFPSVETATRQLNRDLLDSRRRFGLLANLNCAQRKPHGRYQLETFELIEDNVLLNRMNSFITWFEAEHDYLRTLKIGGWQLTGPTLVKSLQALVRQGAPTNLPRATHIAQANRWQQKLPAWLGTAPLEDQRLHIDLLEQCRNSMGDGQDYLDGIEPLPAYVEKKLKALLGARFDDKDLDPATLQITPTFALAGPPSTLTEFASSHIQITQNTRFTVTSASRRTLPDNLNEAAVQQILLSLAISTDYKTYVLGKLSGTDEQARQRKCRFRQQLPWQLLQHAHARHLQQHLSPTAFDLIRQVLDMPDAIARQAVQGAGALIRPLELIKTAGASAIKALGLYLIGSSTDAQAPYVLYSPYHAGQTFTEFKDETSVVAAFNLPGALQDLLLRRLPDSQQALFRNLFSSTAGAVSEITLASNPIKTNLIDTLFNDNTLLLSDMLTTQTKKDRQFDWETVLHLFSAGIRLAGRQLPGKLTFIDTLWESYQDFKGSAEALRVHDWKTGLHDFIAGAAQMVSLGFLNRDDTFGLLDPIVPAAPKPSATTPPPWKDIATTAPLRINLQVFEATGVSLHDLEKTAFEGIYADTQSSRFFVPLMGKVFQVVKARQAWRIIHENGEGPLLKRSDDRRQWVIDPERHTIRYGKVMSTLAYSYSDYKAAGSLNIEARGMKEIRRKYPRHAQIIVQGLETARYYCFNALHNLEQARRQVHPGSRLDTYLRSFFGVNPVDESLIRTIHAAVSPICQALADPSWELQNANRIVMGSLRNVNDRATAFVIEPQASGRIYLTELFFDAGLDWYRAVVPQSFNVDAHAQGATLIHEISHQLFDTLDIIYLDAPLPFLDLISRSTQFGRQQYDRQKELQQNGLSLTTPRSRLFMEWDNAANSFKSLEAFPQNKDTVREILKMTGARTMNEARDVFLDSHLAQKRIDVILRNADSMTLLICELGRQLDSPTTTPESGF
- a CDS encoding FecR family protein, giving the protein MTEHPLSEAEYDAITDAAAHWCMRLHAVDCTDAERQAFKQWHDANPLHAFEYQAMLEIWVVADNLPRVEPVTPSVQSSRVRSRWSRLAVAATVVALGLPLAAFTGWHLGWLANSYQRFEAGTSVRHVTLGDGSQVELNLGSELVFANYKNERRVTLEKGEAFFDVSHDQQHPFIVRAGQGQVRVTGTRFNVWLYQDQVRVTLVEGSVKVASNLALASTGSTLSPGMQASYKAGDAQPQIRPTDPNDSALAWRNGKLVLNDLALSDALPLINRYLERPVMLADNSTGTLRIGGIYNLSEVHNLVPSLPKVLPVYLTQNKDGNPVLNAIGQRPTNP